Sequence from the Aquipuribacter hungaricus genome:
GGTGGTGCTGGTGCCGGTCCTGGTGGGCCGGTGGGGCTCAGGCCTGCGGGGCGCCCACGGTGCCGAAGCCGATCTTGCGGACCTCGGTCGGCCCGGTCTCGACGTAGGCCAGGGCCTCGGTCGGGACGAAGACGCGACGGCCCTTCTCGTCGACGAGCTCCAGGACGCCGCCCGCGGCGACGGCGGCAGAGACCGCCTCGGCGATCTGCTCGGACGTCTGCGACGACTCGAGGAACAGCTCGCGCCCGGCGTTGCGCACGCCGATCTTGACCTCCACGGTGCCTCCCTGACTGTGGTGTGGGCGCTCTCGCGCCCGGGGGTGCCCGCCGCGGCGGCGGGGCTTCGGTGCTCGTGACGAGACTAACCGAGCCCCTCCGGCACCTGTTCCGGCCTCTGCCCAGGGCGGAACCCGGTCCCGGGCGGGAGCCTCAGGCGCCGTGCTTGGGGAAGCCTCGGATGCCGCGCCAGGACAGCGAGAAGACGAGCCGGGCGGCGTCCTCGCGCGGGATCGGCCGGCCGTTGCTCAGCCACCACCGCGCGGTCACCTGCGCCTGGCCGACCAGCGCGATGCCGAGCATGCGGGCCTCGTGCTCGGGCAGGCCGGTGTCCTCGGCGATGACGACGCTGATCGGCTCCGCGCACGCGGCGGTCATCCGGGCGACCCGGTCGGCGACGAGCGGCTCCGACGTGAGGTCGGACTCGAAGACCAGCCGGAACGCCTCGCCGTCGGTGTCGACGAAGGAGAAGAACGCCGCGGTGACGCCGGCGACGCGCTGCTTGTTGTCCTCGGTGACGGTGAGGGCCTGCCGCACGGCGTCGACGAGGGCGTCGACGTGCCGGTCCAGCACCGCCAGGTACAGCTCGAGCTTGCCCGGGAAGTGCTGGTAGAGCACCGGCTTGGAGACACCGGCGCGGTCGGCGATCTCGTCCATCGCGGTGGCGTGGTAGCCGGAGGCGACGAACACCTCCTCGGCCGCGCGGAGCAGCTGCTGGCGCCGTGCGGGCCGCGACAGGCGGGTCCCCCGGACGGTGTCCGCGGAGGGGGCCGCGGCGGCGCTGGTCATCACGGCGAGGGTACCGGCGGGAACAGCCCCGGGGCGGGAGGGGTTCTCCCGCTGACCGCCGCCCCGCCGTCGAGGAGACGCCCCGTGAGCCTGCCCCCGCTCGTCGAGCCCGCCGAGGCGCTGACCGTGGACGAGGTCCGCCGGTTCAGCCGCCACATCATCATCCCGGACGTCGGCATGGTCGGTCAGCGGCGGCTGAAGAACGCGCGGGTGCTCGTCGTCGGCGCCGGGGGCCTCGGCAGCCCC
This genomic interval carries:
- a CDS encoding DUF3107 domain-containing protein, producing MEVKIGVRNAGRELFLESSQTSEQIAEAVSAAVAAGGVLELVDEKGRRVFVPTEALAYVETGPTEVRKIGFGTVGAPQA
- a CDS encoding TetR/AcrR family transcriptional regulator, whose product is MTSAAAAPSADTVRGTRLSRPARRQQLLRAAEEVFVASGYHATAMDEIADRAGVSKPVLYQHFPGKLELYLAVLDRHVDALVDAVRQALTVTEDNKQRVAGVTAAFFSFVDTDGEAFRLVFESDLTSEPLVADRVARMTAACAEPISVVIAEDTGLPEHEARMLGIALVGQAQVTARWWLSNGRPIPREDAARLVFSLSWRGIRGFPKHGA